A single region of the bacterium genome encodes:
- a CDS encoding glycosyltransferase — protein MRILFVITGLGVGGAERQVVDLADRMAGRGHEVGIAYLTGEAALLPANGSIRVTGFGISKSVGGLFRAYGSLRRLIGSFRPDVVHSHMVHANLLARLVRLTTRVPRLICTAHNTDEGGPARMWAYRLTDGLADLSTNVSAKAVAAFEAKGAVRRGAMIVVSNGIDTDRFRAPADAGAGRVLRDRAGLDPADKLVLAVGRLEEQKDYPNLLEAFARVRRDGADARLWIAGGGPLLAGLTRTATDLGVLDRVDFLGVRPDVPALFDAADVFVLSSAWEGFSLVVGEAMACGKVVVATDCGAVRELLGDCGFLVPPRDPAALASALSRALAVPPEDALAMGARARQRIVSRFSLECAVEDWLSIYAGRRTARLSDAREEGEDRCPDC, from the coding sequence ATGAGGATCCTCTTCGTCATCACAGGCCTCGGCGTCGGCGGCGCCGAACGCCAGGTCGTGGATCTGGCCGATCGGATGGCCGGCCGGGGCCACGAGGTGGGGATCGCCTACCTGACGGGCGAGGCCGCGCTGCTGCCCGCGAACGGCAGCATCCGGGTGACGGGCTTCGGGATCTCGAAATCGGTCGGCGGCCTGTTCCGCGCGTACGGGTCGCTGCGCCGGCTGATCGGATCGTTCCGCCCCGACGTCGTGCACAGCCACATGGTGCACGCGAACCTGTTGGCGCGCCTGGTCCGGCTGACGACCAGGGTGCCGCGCTTGATCTGCACGGCGCACAACACGGACGAGGGCGGCCCGGCCCGGATGTGGGCCTACCGCCTGACGGACGGGCTGGCGGATCTGTCCACGAACGTCAGCGCCAAGGCCGTCGCGGCCTTCGAGGCGAAGGGCGCCGTGCGCCGCGGCGCCATGATCGTCGTGTCGAACGGGATCGACACGGACCGCTTCCGCGCTCCCGCCGATGCGGGCGCCGGACGGGTGCTGCGGGATCGCGCCGGGCTGGATCCCGCGGACAAGCTGGTTCTCGCCGTCGGCCGGCTGGAAGAGCAGAAGGACTATCCCAACCTCCTGGAGGCCTTCGCCCGGGTCCGCCGGGACGGCGCCGACGCCCGCCTCTGGATCGCGGGCGGCGGCCCCCTGCTGGCCGGCCTGACGCGGACCGCCACGGATCTGGGCGTTCTCGATCGCGTCGATTTCCTCGGCGTCCGGCCGGACGTGCCCGCGCTGTTCGACGCCGCCGACGTGTTCGTGCTGTCTTCGGCCTGGGAGGGGTTCTCGCTGGTCGTGGGCGAAGCCATGGCGTGCGGCAAGGTCGTGGTGGCCACCGACTGCGGAGCGGTCAGGGAGCTGCTCGGCGATTGCGGCTTCCTTGTCCCGCCGCGGGATCCGGCCGCCTTGGCCTCGGCCCTGAGTCGGGCCCTGGCGGTTCCGCCCGAAGATGCGCTGGCGATGGGAGCGCGGGCGCGGCAGCGGATCGTGTCCCGTTTCTCCCTGGAGTGCGCGGTCGAGGATTGGTTGTCCATCTACGCCGGCCGACGCACGGCCCGGCTCTCCGATGCCCGGGAGGAAGGCGAGGATCGATGCCCCGACTGTTGA